From one Flavobacterium sp. N502536 genomic stretch:
- a CDS encoding DUF998 domain-containing protein encodes MKRRKAVRVNWVKVMAIGCIITCIFDFLLLFLLGSYYKGYSQLHNTISSLGATVSPVSELISIWWIVIGIVFIVFGIVFKRAFDKDLKGVKLASLLIIMYGLGEGIGSGLFKADVIDGKRTLSFLLHDIAGGIGIVAALLLPLVMCTVISKENNPRFYNFSEIVFGIGSLTLLLFVLHIPSDTGALIASYKGLWQRLFLLNLYVYFISVSIIMYNKNTIV; translated from the coding sequence ATGAAAAGGAGGAAGGCAGTGCGGGTAAATTGGGTTAAGGTCATGGCAATAGGCTGCATCATTACCTGTATATTCGATTTTTTGCTGCTCTTTTTATTAGGAAGCTATTATAAGGGGTATAGTCAGCTGCACAACACCATTAGTTCTTTGGGGGCAACTGTGAGTCCGGTTTCAGAATTGATTTCCATATGGTGGATCGTAATTGGGATTGTATTTATTGTTTTTGGAATCGTTTTTAAAAGAGCATTTGATAAAGACCTCAAAGGAGTAAAGCTGGCTTCTTTGTTAATTATAATGTATGGTTTAGGAGAGGGGATTGGTTCGGGGCTATTTAAAGCAGATGTAATAGACGGTAAAAGAACCCTTTCGTTTTTGCTGCATGACATTGCCGGAGGTATCGGAATTGTTGCTGCTTTGCTGTTGCCCTTAGTGATGTGTACCGTAATTTCAAAAGAAAACAATCCTCGTTTTTATAACTTTTCCGAGATTGTTTTTGGTATTGGAAGTCTTACCCTCTTATTGTTTGTACTTCATATTCCCTCTGATACAGGGGCATTAATTGCTTCGTACAAAGGATTGTGGCAAAGACTTTTTCTGTTGAATTTGTATGTTTATTTTATATCAGTTTCAATCATAATGTATAATAAGAACACTATAGTTTAG
- a CDS encoding DUF3341 domain-containing protein, translating to MSNKVIYAIYNDDDILMDAVKKTRAAHHHIEEVFTPFPVHGLDKAMGLAPTRLAICAFLYGCVGISVATTMMSYIMIHDWPQDIGGKPSFSFIQNMPAFVPIMFEMTVFFAAHLMVITFYMRSRLWPFKQAENPDVRTTDDHFLMEVAVNDNEAELVSFFEGTGAVEVKVIEKN from the coding sequence ATGAGTAATAAAGTAATATACGCCATTTATAATGACGATGATATTTTGATGGATGCAGTAAAGAAAACCAGAGCTGCTCATCATCATATTGAAGAGGTTTTTACTCCATTCCCAGTTCACGGATTGGATAAAGCTATGGGCTTAGCACCAACAAGATTAGCAATTTGTGCATTTTTATACGGATGTGTTGGTATTTCTGTTGCTACAACTATGATGAGTTATATCATGATTCATGACTGGCCTCAGGATATTGGTGGAAAGCCAAGTTTCAGTTTCATTCAAAACATGCCTGCATTCGTGCCAATTATGTTTGAGATGACTGTATTTTTTGCTGCCCACTTAATGGTGATCACTTTTTATATGAGAAGTAGATTATGGCCATTCAAACAGGCTGAAAATCCTGATGTAAGAACAACAGACGACCATTTCTTAATGGAAGTTGCTGTAAATGATAACGAAGCAGAACTAGTTTCTTTTTTCGAAGGTACAGGAGCTGTTGAAGTTAAAGTAATTGAAAAGAATTAA
- the nrfD gene encoding NrfD/PsrC family molybdoenzyme membrane anchor subunit — translation MSSHYEAPIRKPLVIGDKSYHDVTVDVAAPVEGPANKQWWIVFSIALIAFLWGLGCIIYTVSTGIGTWGLNKTVGWAWDITNFVWWVGIGHAGTLISAVLLLFRQRWRMAINRSAEAMTIFSVVQAGLFPIIHMGRPWLAYWVLPIPNQFGSLWVNFNSPLLWDVFAISTYLSVSLVFWWTGLLPDFAMLRDRAITPFNKRVYSILSFGWSGRAKDWQRFEEVSLVLAGLATPLVLSVHTIVSMDFATSVIPGWHTTIFPPYFVAGAVFSGFAMVNTLLIVMRKVSNLEAYITLQHIELMNIVIMITGSIVGVAYITELFVAWYSGVEYEQYAFLNRATGPYWWAYWSMMTCNVFSPQFMWFKKLRTSIMFSFIISIVVNIGMWFERFVIIVTSLHRDYLPSSWTMFSPTFVDIGIFIGTIGFFFVLFLLYSRTFPVIAQAEVKTILKGTGDNYIRERAANKDSHHE, via the coding sequence ATGTCGTCTCACTACGAAGCACCCATTAGAAAACCTTTAGTTATAGGTGATAAATCTTATCACGATGTAACAGTAGATGTAGCTGCACCTGTTGAGGGGCCTGCAAACAAACAATGGTGGATTGTATTTTCAATCGCATTAATAGCCTTCCTTTGGGGGTTAGGTTGTATAATTTACACTGTATCTACAGGTATCGGAACATGGGGATTAAATAAAACAGTTGGTTGGGCCTGGGATATCACGAACTTCGTTTGGTGGGTTGGTATTGGTCACGCCGGAACATTAATTTCTGCGGTACTATTACTTTTCCGTCAGCGTTGGAGAATGGCTATTAACCGTTCTGCTGAAGCGATGACTATCTTCTCAGTAGTTCAGGCAGGTTTATTTCCAATTATTCACATGGGGCGTCCATGGTTGGCATACTGGGTTTTACCTATTCCAAATCAATTTGGATCTTTATGGGTAAACTTTAACTCGCCATTACTTTGGGACGTATTTGCAATTTCAACGTATCTTTCGGTATCATTAGTTTTCTGGTGGACTGGTTTATTGCCTGACTTTGCAATGCTACGTGACAGAGCAATAACGCCTTTCAATAAAAGAGTTTATTCTATCCTAAGTTTTGGATGGAGCGGTAGAGCAAAAGACTGGCAACGTTTTGAAGAAGTATCTTTAGTACTTGCAGGTTTAGCTACTCCACTTGTACTTTCTGTACACACTATTGTATCGATGGACTTTGCTACTTCTGTAATTCCAGGATGGCATACTACAATTTTCCCTCCGTACTTCGTTGCAGGAGCGGTATTCTCAGGATTTGCAATGGTAAACACCTTGTTGATCGTAATGAGAAAAGTTTCTAACTTAGAAGCTTATATTACACTACAACATATCGAGTTAATGAATATTGTAATCATGATTACAGGTTCTATCGTAGGGGTAGCGTATATCACTGAGTTATTCGTAGCTTGGTACTCAGGTGTAGAGTATGAGCAATATGCGTTCTTAAACAGAGCTACCGGACCTTACTGGTGGGCATATTGGTCGATGATGACTTGTAACGTTTTCTCTCCACAGTTCATGTGGTTTAAAAAACTAAGAACAAGTATCATGTTCTCCTTTATTATTTCGATTGTAGTAAACATCGGAATGTGGTTTGAAAGATTTGTAATTATTGTTACTTCTTTACATAGAGATTACCTTCCATCTTCTTGGACAATGTTCTCACCAACATTTGTTGATATTGGAATTTTCATCGGAACGATTGGTTTCTTCTTCGTATTGTTTTTATTGTACTCAAGAACATTCCCTGTAATTGCTCAGGCAGAGGTGAAAACAATTTTGAAAGGAACAGGAGATAATTATATTAGAGAAAGAGCAGCAAATAAAGATTCACACCATGAGTAA
- a CDS encoding phosphatidylglycerol lysyltransferase domain-containing protein: MACKHRRSEIVFSQGRFEWEELKQQTIITVENAEEKIVAFLNVIPDFAKGEGTYDLIRKTNDAPNGIIDFILLELFAYLKSQGCTSVNLGLAAMSGIEDADSFPEKSMKFAYERIKYFSHYKGLRDFKEKFTPVWHNKYLVYTHDYDLLQVPLALNKVVKP; this comes from the coding sequence ATGGCTTGCAAGCACCGGAGAAGTGAAATTGTTTTTTCTCAAGGCAGATTTGAGTGGGAAGAACTCAAACAGCAAACCATTATTACAGTAGAAAATGCCGAAGAGAAAATAGTGGCTTTTTTAAATGTCATTCCTGATTTTGCCAAAGGAGAAGGGACCTATGATTTGATTCGTAAAACCAATGATGCCCCAAACGGAATCATTGATTTTATACTTCTGGAACTTTTCGCTTATTTAAAATCGCAGGGCTGTACTTCAGTCAATTTAGGATTGGCAGCTATGAGCGGAATTGAAGATGCAGATAGCTTTCCCGAAAAATCAATGAAGTTTGCCTATGAAAGAATTAAATATTTTTCGCACTATAAAGGATTGCGCGATTTTAAAGAAAAATTCACTCCGGTATGGCACAACAAATATTTAGTTTATACCCATGACTATGATTTATTGCAGGTTCCGCTAGCTTTAAACAAAGTTGTAAAACCATAA
- a CDS encoding cbb3-type cytochrome c oxidase subunit I: MSAEAHGHDHGHDHEHEHHHKDTFITKYIFSIDHKMIAKQYLITGIIMGIIGIAMSLLFRMQLAWPEESFKIFNVLLGDKFAPDGVMANDIYLALVTIHGTIMVFFVLTAGLSGTFSNLLIPLQIGARDMASGFMNMISYWLFFLSAVVMLCSLFVEAGPASAGWTIYPPLSALPQAIPGSGTGMTLWLVSMAIFIASSLMGSLNYIVTVINLRTKGMSMTRLPLTIWTFFVTAIIGVISFPVLLSAALLLIFDRSFGTSFFLSDIYIAGEVLHYQGGSPVLFEHLFWFLGHPEVYIVILPAMGLVSEIMATNSRKPIFGYRAMIMSVLAIAFLSTIVWGHHMFISGMNPFLGSVFTFTTLLIAIPSAVKAFNWITTLWKGNLQFNPAMLFSIGMVSTFITGGLTGIILGDSTLDINVHDTYFVIAHFHLVMGISALYGMFAGIYHWFPKMYGRMLNKNLGYIHFWVTAVCAYGVFFPMHFIGLAGLPRRYYTNTNFPLFDDLQNVNVLITTFALIGGAFQLVFLYNFFSSIFYGKKSVQNPWKSTTLEWTTPVEHIHGNWPGEIPHVYRWPYDYSNPNHDVDFVPQNVPMKEGEEVLHH; the protein is encoded by the coding sequence ATGTCAGCAGAAGCGCACGGTCACGATCACGGACACGATCACGAGCACGAACATCATCATAAAGACACGTTCATTACTAAATACATCTTTAGTATTGATCACAAAATGATTGCTAAGCAATATTTAATTACCGGTATCATTATGGGTATTATTGGTATTGCAATGTCTTTGCTTTTCAGAATGCAATTGGCTTGGCCAGAAGAGTCTTTTAAAATCTTTAATGTTTTATTAGGAGATAAATTTGCACCTGATGGTGTAATGGCAAATGATATTTATTTGGCCCTAGTTACAATTCACGGTACCATCATGGTATTCTTTGTACTGACGGCCGGTTTGAGCGGAACCTTTAGTAACTTATTGATTCCACTTCAAATTGGAGCGCGAGATATGGCTTCCGGATTTATGAACATGATTTCATACTGGTTGTTTTTCTTATCTGCTGTAGTAATGTTATGTTCTCTATTTGTTGAAGCTGGACCAGCATCTGCAGGTTGGACAATTTACCCTCCATTAAGTGCTTTACCACAAGCAATTCCAGGTTCTGGAACAGGTATGACACTATGGTTAGTTTCGATGGCTATCTTTATTGCATCTTCTTTAATGGGATCTTTAAACTACATCGTAACCGTTATCAACCTTAGAACTAAAGGAATGTCTATGACTAGACTTCCATTAACAATCTGGACATTTTTCGTAACAGCTATCATTGGTGTTATTTCATTCCCTGTATTGTTGTCTGCTGCTTTATTATTGATCTTTGACAGAAGTTTTGGTACTTCATTCTTCTTATCTGATATCTATATTGCCGGAGAAGTTTTACACTACCAAGGAGGTTCTCCTGTATTGTTCGAACACTTATTCTGGTTCTTAGGTCACCCTGAGGTTTACATCGTAATCTTACCAGCAATGGGACTTGTTTCTGAAATTATGGCTACGAACTCTCGTAAACCAATCTTCGGATACAGAGCGATGATCATGTCAGTTCTTGCAATTGCATTTTTATCTACAATTGTTTGGGGTCACCACATGTTTATTTCAGGTATGAATCCTTTCTTAGGATCTGTATTTACTTTCACTACTTTATTGATTGCAATTCCATCTGCTGTAAAAGCGTTCAACTGGATTACAACTTTATGGAAAGGTAACTTACAATTCAACCCTGCAATGTTATTCTCTATCGGAATGGTTTCTACTTTCATCACTGGAGGTTTAACAGGAATCATTTTAGGAGACAGTACTTTAGATATTAACGTTCACGATACTTACTTCGTAATTGCTCACTTTCACTTAGTAATGGGGATCTCTGCACTTTACGGAATGTTTGCTGGTATTTACCACTGGTTCCCTAAAATGTACGGTAGAATGTTGAATAAAAACTTAGGTTACATTCACTTTTGGGTAACAGCAGTTTGTGCTTACGGAGTATTCTTCCCAATGCACTTTATCGGATTAGCTGGTTTACCAAGACGTTACTATACAAACACGAACTTCCCATTATTTGATGATTTACAAAATGTGAATGTTTTAATTACAACATTTGCACTTATAGGAGGAGCGTTCCAATTGGTATTCTTATACAACTTCTTTAGCAGTATTTTCTACGGTAAGAAATCTGTTCAGAATCCATGGAAATCAACAACATTAGAGTGGACTACTCCGGTAGAACATATCCACGGTAACTGGCCGGGAGAAATTCCTCACGTATACCGTTGGCCATATGACTACAGTAACCCAAATCACGATGTAGATTTTGTACCGCAAAATGTACCGATGAAAGAAGGTGAAGAAGTTTTACACCACTAA
- a CDS encoding cytochrome c oxidase subunit II — protein sequence MTSLLVIIVLVLLAVALWQLTKIFDLTQVGSSSDDSQVASDNDNNVQGYIMFGFLAFIYIFTIYGLLKWGGLALHTPASEHGLLVDNLMNITWVLIFVVQFITQGLLYWFSFKNRGNKDKKALFFADSNKLEAIWSIIPSVVLACLILYGLYAWNNIMFVDKDEDVIEIELYAQQFKWTARYAGQDNVLGKANVRLIEGINTLGVDMSDPNAQDDIVVSELHIPKGKKVHFKMRSQDVLHSAYMPHFRAQMNCVPGMVTEFAFIPTYTTSEYRELPFMVEKVAHINKLRAEKSVELVAKGGTALDPYTFDYLLLCNKICGASHYNMQMKVVVDTPEDYKKWLSEKTTLAQDIKAAAAADAEKKAGEEAKASTDSTAKDTVKVIIDTVKAVVAKVAMK from the coding sequence ATGACAAGTTTGTTGGTAATTATAGTTTTAGTTTTATTAGCAGTTGCTTTGTGGCAATTGACCAAGATATTTGATCTTACTCAGGTAGGATCTTCTTCGGACGATTCTCAGGTTGCATCGGATAATGATAATAATGTTCAGGGGTATATCATGTTTGGCTTTTTGGCATTCATTTATATCTTTACGATTTACGGTTTACTAAAATGGGGTGGTTTAGCACTTCATACTCCTGCTTCAGAGCACGGACTTTTAGTAGATAATTTAATGAATATTACCTGGGTTTTAATCTTTGTAGTTCAATTTATTACACAAGGATTATTATACTGGTTCTCTTTTAAAAACAGAGGAAATAAAGATAAAAAAGCTTTATTCTTTGCTGATAGTAATAAATTAGAAGCAATCTGGAGTATTATTCCATCTGTAGTGTTGGCTTGTTTGATCCTTTACGGATTGTACGCTTGGAACAACATTATGTTTGTGGATAAAGACGAGGATGTAATCGAAATCGAATTATACGCACAACAATTTAAATGGACAGCAAGATATGCTGGTCAGGATAATGTTTTAGGAAAAGCAAACGTTCGTTTAATCGAAGGTATCAACACTTTAGGAGTTGATATGTCTGATCCTAACGCTCAGGACGATATCGTAGTTTCTGAATTGCATATTCCAAAAGGTAAAAAAGTACATTTCAAAATGCGTTCTCAAGACGTATTACACTCCGCTTACATGCCTCACTTTAGAGCGCAAATGAACTGTGTTCCTGGAATGGTTACTGAATTTGCTTTTATTCCAACGTATACAACTTCTGAATACAGAGAGTTACCATTTATGGTAGAAAAAGTTGCACACATCAACAAACTTAGAGCTGAGAAAAGCGTTGAGTTAGTTGCTAAAGGAGGAACAGCTTTAGATCCTTATACATTTGACTATTTATTATTATGTAATAAAATTTGTGGAGCTTCTCACTACAACATGCAAATGAAAGTAGTTGTGGATACTCCGGAAGATTACAAAAAATGGTTAAGCGAAAAAACTACATTAGCTCAGGATATTAAAGCCGCTGCTGCTGCAGATGCTGAAAAGAAGGCTGGTGAAGAAGCAAAAGCGAGCACTGATAGTACTGCTAAAGATACTGTAAAAGTAATTATCGATACGGTTAAGGCAGTTGTAGCTAAAGTGGCTATGAAATAA
- a CDS encoding phosphatidylglycerol lysyltransferase domain-containing protein yields MKVLLIPNTIFSFFKNRKGVSFLRENDKIIRQSIFTVFFIGIGIWFIKHERSELGEVKNAIANASSFWVLCGIALSLIYITLQALMYFASFKAVQSTISFKQAVILFLKRNFVSVFLPAGGISSLAFFTKSIEKSGVKPTQIHFASIVYGFVGILSVIIVAIPALMYSLFQGTAGSGEWYALGAVIVLSLSIFFIYDSILKKGSLYRLIIKFLPSAVVFLDDLQQNKIVKKNFLQVVFYSVLIEFAGIAHLYIAMIALGFTPSLPASAMGYIISVIFLIVSPFLRGLGAIEISMSFILMQFGFDSVSAIAITFLYRFFEFWVPLLAGAFIFVFNANKLLMRIVPSFLLFVLGLVNIISVLTPAIAERLHILKNIIPVSAIRASNYFVITAGLFMLVNAAFMLKGLRNAWWSAVFLTTISIIGHLTKAIDYEEAVIALIVLVSLIITRKEYYIKSNAHLQSIGLKTVLISIAAVLLYGILGFYFLDKKHFDIDFHWQESIKYALQNFFLIGSSDLVPLDRFARHFLLSINICGFLSIAFLVFALIRPYTIKKGAVEDDFLSASELLKQYGTSSLDYFKTYDDKNIFIAKSKKSFLAYRVADNFAVVLENPVAASADEIKQCIVEFDVYCYENGLRSIYYRVPEDNLELFASLHKKNLFIGQEAVVDLSVFTMEGGAKKSLRNAISKVKEKGFQTTIHNAPVKDGLLQKIKAVSDEWLASTGEVKLFFLKADLSGKNSNSKPLLQ; encoded by the coding sequence ATGAAGGTACTACTGATTCCCAATACCATTTTTAGTTTTTTTAAAAACAGAAAAGGAGTTTCTTTTTTGCGTGAAAACGATAAGATCATTAGACAGTCTATATTCACTGTCTTTTTTATTGGAATCGGGATCTGGTTTATCAAACATGAGCGATCTGAGTTAGGAGAAGTTAAAAACGCAATTGCCAATGCCAGTTCTTTTTGGGTTTTGTGTGGTATTGCCCTTTCTTTGATTTATATAACACTTCAGGCGTTAATGTATTTTGCCTCCTTTAAAGCGGTTCAGAGTACAATATCTTTTAAACAGGCCGTCATTTTATTTTTAAAACGAAACTTCGTAAGCGTTTTTTTACCGGCAGGCGGAATTTCTTCTTTGGCCTTTTTTACAAAATCCATTGAAAAGAGTGGAGTAAAACCCACTCAAATTCATTTTGCCTCCATCGTATATGGTTTTGTGGGGATACTTTCGGTTATCATTGTTGCCATTCCCGCTTTGATGTACTCCTTGTTTCAGGGAACTGCCGGATCAGGAGAATGGTATGCGTTGGGAGCTGTCATTGTCTTAAGTTTAAGCATCTTTTTTATTTACGATTCGATTCTGAAAAAGGGGAGCTTATATCGCCTGATCATAAAGTTTCTTCCCTCGGCGGTGGTCTTTTTGGATGATTTGCAGCAAAACAAAATCGTAAAAAAGAATTTCCTGCAAGTTGTCTTTTATTCTGTACTCATCGAGTTCGCTGGAATAGCGCATTTGTATATCGCTATGATTGCTTTGGGGTTTACACCCTCGCTCCCCGCATCTGCAATGGGCTATATTATTTCGGTTATATTTTTAATTGTTTCACCCTTTCTCCGAGGGCTGGGTGCGATCGAAATTTCAATGAGTTTTATCCTGATGCAATTTGGTTTTGATAGTGTCAGTGCGATAGCCATTACTTTTTTATACCGTTTCTTCGAATTTTGGGTCCCATTGCTGGCCGGTGCATTCATTTTTGTTTTCAATGCCAATAAATTATTGATGCGCATTGTACCTTCTTTTTTGCTTTTTGTTTTGGGATTAGTAAACATAATATCTGTTTTAACCCCGGCTATCGCAGAACGTTTGCACATCCTCAAAAATATCATTCCGGTTTCGGCCATTAGAGCCTCCAATTATTTTGTCATAACTGCTGGCTTATTTATGCTGGTGAATGCTGCTTTTATGCTAAAGGGACTCCGTAATGCCTGGTGGTCTGCCGTTTTTTTAACCACTATTTCAATCATCGGGCACCTTACCAAAGCGATCGATTATGAAGAAGCCGTAATTGCCCTGATTGTACTCGTGAGTTTAATTATAACCCGAAAAGAATATTATATAAAAAGTAACGCCCACTTGCAGAGCATTGGACTTAAAACGGTTTTAATTAGCATTGCGGCAGTCTTATTGTATGGGATTCTGGGGTTCTATTTTCTGGATAAAAAACATTTTGACATTGACTTTCATTGGCAGGAATCCATAAAATATGCACTGCAAAACTTTTTTTTAATCGGGAGTTCAGATTTGGTACCACTTGACAGATTTGCAAGACACTTTTTACTATCGATCAACATCTGTGGTTTTTTATCGATTGCATTTCTTGTCTTTGCTTTAATACGACCTTACACCATAAAAAAAGGAGCGGTAGAAGATGATTTCCTGTCGGCATCCGAACTTTTGAAACAGTATGGCACCTCTTCTTTGGATTATTTTAAAACCTATGATGATAAAAACATCTTTATCGCAAAAAGTAAAAAATCTTTCCTTGCCTATCGTGTGGCCGATAATTTTGCCGTAGTCTTAGAAAACCCCGTAGCGGCTTCAGCAGATGAAATCAAACAATGTATAGTCGAATTTGATGTTTATTGTTACGAGAACGGCTTAAGAAGCATTTATTATCGGGTGCCGGAAGACAACTTAGAATTGTTTGCTTCATTGCACAAAAAAAACTTATTTATAGGTCAGGAAGCGGTTGTCGATCTGTCTGTATTTACAATGGAAGGAGGAGCCAAAAAATCATTGCGTAATGCGATAAGCAAAGTCAAAGAGAAAGGCTTTCAAACAACCATTCATAACGCACCCGTAAAAGATGGATTGCTGCAAAAAATAAAAGCAGTAAGTGATGAATGGCTTGCAAGCACCGGAGAAGTGAAATTGTTTTTTCTCAAGGCAGATTTGAGTGGGAAGAACTCAAACAGCAAACCATTATTACAGTAG
- a CDS encoding c-type cytochrome, producing the protein MKRIYKITLLVGITILVSSCHNNSAPNYQYFPNMYESVAYEPYTEAKIFKGGKEGQLPVEGTINRGFEPYEYENSTAGYELAKANLKSPLSEADRNSGKGKELFEIYCISCHGATGNGKGKLVEREKFLGVPSYKDRVITEGSIFHVETYGLNAMGSHANQLSAHERWLVADYVLKLKSQL; encoded by the coding sequence ATGAAAAGGATATATAAAATAACACTTTTAGTTGGTATAACTATTTTAGTTTCATCTTGCCACAATAATTCGGCACCAAACTATCAGTATTTCCCAAATATGTATGAATCTGTTGCTTACGAGCCATACACAGAAGCAAAAATATTTAAAGGAGGAAAAGAAGGACAACTTCCTGTAGAAGGAACTATCAATAGAGGTTTTGAACCTTACGAATATGAAAATTCAACTGCGGGTTATGAATTAGCGAAAGCCAATTTAAAATCACCTTTGAGTGAAGCAGATAGAAATTCTGGAAAAGGTAAAGAACTTTTCGAAATTTACTGTATCAGCTGCCATGGTGCAACTGGAAACGGTAAAGGTAAATTGGTTGAAAGAGAAAAATTTCTTGGAGTACCTAGCTACAAAGACAGAGTTATCACTGAAGGAAGTATCTTTCACGTTGAAACTTATGGTTTAAACGCAATGGGTTCACATGCAAATCAATTAAGTGCCCACGAACGTTGGTTAGTTGCTGACTATGTTCTAAAACTAAAAAGCCAATTATAA
- a CDS encoding quinol:cytochrome C oxidoreductase has translation MYTFSSKLKTFSIILMVLGLLGIGYGFLSAPKDIQEVEKILAADAHGSHGAAHGEAAEASHETAGHEAKEASHEGAAHAEAPAVSHDTAVASHDSLKGAAHTETPAVSHEAAKVSHDSHEGGEHAKVDAAGEHEKHLEHVLHQLQNKPWSALYVACIFFLLLSMGVLAFYAIQQVAQAGWSPVLFRVMQGITAYLPAGSVIFFIILVLCGLNFNHIFVWLGEGVTDPKHANYDAIIAGKAGYLNFPFWIIRAAIFLIGWNLYRHYSAKNCLAQDEAKDDLYYKKNFKLSAGFLVFFIVSESIMSWDWIMSFDPHWFSTLFGWYVFASFFVSGITSIALVTIYLKSKGYLEYVNTSHIHDLAKFMFGISVFWTYLWFSQFMLIWYANIPEEVTYFVTRIQLYNLPFFGAVVMNFVFPLLILINTDFKRLSWVIVMAGVVILLGHYVDFFNMIMPGTVGDKWFIGVPEIASILFFLGLFIFVVFTALTKAPLLAKRNPFIEESKHFHY, from the coding sequence ATGTATACATTTTCAAGTAAATTAAAAACTTTTTCTATCATCCTAATGGTTCTTGGCCTATTAGGAATTGGGTATGGTTTTTTAAGTGCACCTAAAGATATTCAAGAAGTTGAAAAAATACTAGCTGCAGATGCTCATGGTTCTCATGGTGCTGCGCATGGTGAAGCTGCCGAAGCTTCTCATGAAACTGCAGGTCATGAAGCTAAAGAAGCTTCACATGAAGGTGCTGCGCACGCAGAAGCTCCAGCAGTTTCTCATGATACAGCAGTAGCTTCACATGATTCACTTAAAGGTGCAGCGCACACAGAAACTCCAGCAGTTTCTCACGAAGCTGCAAAAGTTTCACATGACTCACACGAAGGTGGAGAGCATGCGAAAGTTGATGCCGCAGGTGAACATGAAAAACATTTGGAGCATGTATTGCACCAATTGCAAAACAAACCATGGTCAGCATTATATGTTGCTTGTATTTTCTTTTTACTACTTTCTATGGGAGTTTTAGCATTTTATGCTATTCAACAAGTTGCTCAGGCAGGTTGGTCTCCGGTATTGTTTAGAGTAATGCAGGGAATCACAGCTTACTTACCAGCTGGTTCTGTTATATTCTTCATCATTTTAGTACTTTGCGGATTGAATTTTAACCACATTTTTGTTTGGTTAGGAGAAGGAGTTACAGATCCAAAACACGCTAATTATGATGCTATCATTGCTGGAAAAGCAGGTTACCTGAACTTTCCTTTCTGGATCATCAGAGCAGCAATCTTCTTAATAGGATGGAACTTATACCGTCACTATTCAGCAAAAAACTGTTTGGCTCAGGACGAAGCTAAAGATGATCTATACTACAAAAAGAACTTTAAGTTATCTGCAGGATTCTTAGTATTCTTTATCGTATCTGAGTCTATTATGTCTTGGGACTGGATTATGTCATTTGATCCACACTGGTTCAGTACATTGTTCGGATGGTATGTTTTTGCTTCTTTCTTTGTAAGTGGTATCACTTCAATCGCATTAGTAACGATCTACTTGAAATCTAAAGGATATTTAGAGTATGTAAATACAAGCCACATTCACGATTTAGCTAAATTCATGTTTGGTATTAGTGTTTTCTGGACATACTTATGGTTCTCACAATTTATGTTGATCTGGTATGCTAATATTCCTGAAGAGGTTACTTACTTTGTAACCAGAATTCAATTATACAACTTACCATTTTTTGGAGCTGTAGTTATGAACTTTGTGTTCCCATTATTAATATTGATCAATACAGACTTCAAACGTCTTAGCTGGGTTATTGTAATGGCCGGTGTAGTGATCTTATTAGGACACTATGTTGATTTCTTTAATATGATTATGCCAGGTACAGTTGGAGATAAATGGTTTATTGGAGTTCCTGAAATTGCCTCTATTCTTTTCTTCTTAGGATTGTTTATTTTTGTAGTGTTTACTGCATTAACTAAAGCTCCTTTGTTAGCAAAAAGAAATCCTTTCATTGAAGAAAGTAAACATTTTCATTATTAA